One window from the genome of Manis pentadactyla isolate mManPen7 chromosome 15, mManPen7.hap1, whole genome shotgun sequence encodes:
- the LOC118918614 gene encoding pre-mRNA-splicing factor ATP-dependent RNA helicase PRP16-like encodes MPRLSRGGGHREEGEEGISFDTEEERQQWEDDQRQADRDWYMMDEGYDEFHNPLACSSEDYVRRREQHLHKQKQKRISAQRRQISEMTAAQCLLR; translated from the exons ATGCCCCGTCTGTCCAGGGGCGGAG GACACCGTGAGGAGGGCGAAGAAGGAATTTCATTTGACACAGAAGAGGAACGGCAGCAATGGGAGGATGACCAGAGG CAAGCTGACCGGGATTGGTACATGATGGATGAGGGATATGATGAGTTCCATAACCCCCTGGCCTGCTCCTCTGAGGACTACGTGAGGCGGCGGGAGCAGCATCTTCACAAACAGAAGCAGAAGCGCATTTCGGCCCAGCGGAGACAGATCAGCGAG